The following nucleotide sequence is from Vibrio sp. SCSIO 43136.
CAATGAGAATGTACCTTCCTATTGGGGACAGACACCTAAATCAATAGCTATCAATAGGACCAGCCGCTTCGTTTACGAGATAATGAAACAAGGACAGACACCGATGCTCTATGGCTGAAACTCCACGTTTCGCTGTGATGCAGTTCCATCAGTTCGTTCCTGCGATCGTAGAAGCGCTAACGAAATAAGATAGTAGGTTGGTCACTAAGAGTTGCTTAGTGACCAACCTACCACATAAAAAACGAGCTATTTCTGGCTCGTTTTCTCGCTTGAAAATGGTCTCCTCAATTTGAGGACACACACCGAATCAAAAACTAGCCTACTCGCCCATTTCATTATTAGCTGTTCCTTGATGGAGGACAGGCGCCTAAACCACTCGCTCACGAGAGTTAACACACAAAGTCAAGAACTCCGTCGTTCAGTAACTTGTAAACAAATATGTCTAAGTTAGTCCAACACAATTGACCAGCATTAGCTGGCGTGGGGTGATTTAAGGTTTTAAGGTGTGCTTATTCGAGATGATAGAGGTGAAGTTTGGATTTCCCCAAAGCCAATTTTGCCTGCCCTATTAGACTAGCATTACCAATCGCTGTTATTTTTTGCTTTTCCAATTGAGTACAGACCTTTAACCAACTCACATGAGCGATGTTAAGCCTAATAAGTATCGGGGGTAACGTTCTGTCCATTGTGCACTTATCTGGCCTTAATTGACGAGCGGTCCAATCGACCAATTCAATGTAGTCGATAAGCTTAAATGGCAATCCATCTTGTACTTTATCCTCGACAGTACCAACAAACGGATATAGACACGGTGCGGTTTCGAGGTTATTGCGCAAAGCAGAAATACGAGTTCTTATTGATGTAAATGCTGAATTCTCAGGGGTTTTAGCTTCACCTGCCCGTACAGGGTTTAAGTCAACATAGGCCATCGCTGCTGCGAGTGCTTTTTCATCAAGCAATGCTTGGCTTTTGAAACGGCTTTCCCAAAAATGGCCAGTACACTTGTCTTCTCGATTGGCTCGACAGGCAATGTCATAATTGAGTTCTTTCATAAACCAGCTCAACGACCACAAACGTTCACGCCAAACTTCTATTATCTCCAAGCACTTTAGTTTTTCTGCTTCACTAGATAGTTGATTTTGTTGCCACCTCTTAATAATCACAGGAAGTTTGTGCGCTAGTCCCCAACGTTTAATCACTTCATCTGGTGTTAAGGCTTGGGCCTTATTTCGGTTGACGTGCAGAACTAAATGAAAGTGATTGCTCATCACAGCATATGCACATACATCAATACAGTATGTATAAGTAAGTGATTGAATTTTTTCTTCGACCCAAGATCGTCGATGCTCGTAACTAGTGTTAGTCAGCTTATCTACACCACACAAAAAGCTGCGTCTCACGCAACGAGAAACACAGTGGTAATAGGAAGTGGCCTCAACGGACACGAGCTTACTTCTAGCAGTAGTCATGAATGTAAGTAGCAATGAGTTTGCCAATAATTTAGCAATTGAGCTCCCGAGAAAATGCGTGTGCTATCCGCTTAAAGGAGAATTCAGTCAAAATTCATACTTTCGGTGTGTGTCCTCATAATAGAGTCAGCTTTTGGTGTCTGTCCTCTAAATAAAAAAACCGAGTGCTTCGCCAGCACTCGGATTTATGTCACTTAATTGTGTGATTCTAGCGCTCCTGCAAATTAATGCTCAGCGCCAACAACGATCACATAAACATCAGACGAAACACTGCCATGCGTTGTCCAATCCCCTAGGCCAAGTGAGTCGTTGCTTTGCTCTTGCAGCAAACTCTTAACCGCAATACCTAGATTATCGTATCTCCAAGAGGTCATTGCGATGGTCTCTTTGAGGTTTACAGGCGTGTTATTCGCATCTTTTGCATTGGAAATAACGATATCGCCGTCTACATAATCCCACGTACCGATGCCAACACTTTGTGAACCTTCTTTCACGTTAACGCTGCGCTGTCCGTTTGGCTGATCATAGAAGACGTAGCTTTGGTTCAAGTTTTTCAGCGTGAAGTGTTTCACTGGCTCGTTTAATAGCAAAGTGGTAACTGCTGATTCAATGTTCATGACAGTATTGCTGGCTGCTTTACAATCAGTAATCGCTGCTTGGTATTGTTCAATGCTCGATAGAGAAATCGGATTGTCGTTAGAATCCCTTGAGTCATCCCCTGTTGTACAAGACTGAACACCTTGATGCTCTATACGTGCCGCAAGTGGTGCCATTTTGTCTGCGAATGCCGGAGCGAGATCAGCGCTAATGGTGTAGAACTTACCATTAACCAAGTTTTCTTCACCTGTACCAGAAAGGCTGTTGAATTGAACCGTAGGCTGATTAGTCTCACTATTAACCGCACACACTGTCGATATCGCTGTTGCACGATTTTCATTAGACAGATAGAAGGTCGGATAGATGCTCATCACATCATCACACGTTAATGCTGATGCAAAAGAGACGCTGGCAAATGGCTGGTTATTCAACGCATTAAGACCATTAAGCATCACGCTTGTTGCTGGGTCTATATAACCATTGTTATGCCACAAGAAGGAGCGGTAAATGGTGCCTGATGCACGCATGTTCAAGGTGCTTTCCACATGTTTACTGGTAGTAAAAATATCCCCTAGCCATACCGTAGCTGCGCCGTTGGTTTGACTAGTTTGCGAGGTTGCTTTGATCAAGTAACCCTGACTGAAGTCATACGCTTTAACAATAGAGATATGATCCACTTCGTCTGAAGTGCCATCATTAACTACCGTTTTGATGATATCTCCTTCAACACTGTAAGTGCCCACTTGTAGGTTAGGCTCAGAACAAGTGTAGTCGGTACTAATATCAGAGAAATAAAGGACGTTGTTTTCAAACTTAAGTGAGTAACACCCAAGCATCGGATGCTCTGCTACAGCGCTGTTTTCAATAGAGTAAAATACCTTGTTTTCCAGAGGGTGAGTTACCGCAACATCTGATGGTTTGATGGTATAGAAGATATTAACACTGGCTTGATCTTGGTTAACTGCATCTTGTGCCCACACTACCAAGTTAAACTCACCATCAACTGTTGGAGTACCTTTAATTACCAACTGACCACTACTGATGGTTGCACTCATACCCGGGGCATCTGTATCCGCATTGATGGTTAACGCCGCAACATCTTCGTCAATGAACAAGCCGTCTAAGCTGAAGGTCTGCTCTGGGAATTCAACCCCTTTGGTAAACTCGATCGCTTTAATGGTCTCAACAAATGTCGCTTTAGTCTCTTCGTCGACACTTGGCGCAAGATCTGGAGAAGTAAAGGTAACTTTCAGCTCCACAGGGTTGGAGCGAGCACCGTGAGAATCGATAGCAAAGATATAGAAAGTGTAAACCCCGGCTTTATCATGTTTGATATTGAAGAGCACACCTTCATTACTGAGACTCACGCCATTTTGATACTCAGAGTCAGTAGATACTTTAAGGGTGAATGAATCACCGCTATCAACATCCTCAAACGCCAAACCGTACTGTGAAGCGAGGTTAATACTGGTGGTGCCACCGACAGAAATTTCAGACTTAAAGGTGAGATCTTTCGCACCAATACTCTTAGGTCGGTGGTTAACAGTGATTGGATCAACACTACCATCTTCTTTGATGTCGCCGACAACCGGATTAAAACCTTCAAGCTCGTCAGCACTGGTTTTGTCCTTAACTTCCGTCGCCACTTGCTTAACAATCGTCAGTTTAGACTCTGGGCTGATGTTGGCTTTATCGTGGTTATCGACCAGCACTTCACCAATCACTTCAAGCTGCTTACTCTTCAATGCATCTTGCGGTGAGTTGGTGGCAGAAAGGTAATCACCAAAAGCATCATCATTATCAACAGGGATGCCGCTCTCAACTAAGGCATCAACAACGCTTTTTTGCGCCGCAGCTAAGTCTAACGTTGAGTCGTTTTCTAGCTTTTCTACCACTAAGTTTGTCAGAGGGTTAACAACAACTGCACCCGCTGGTGCTTTCAATGTGAAGGCACTTTCAACAACACCACGGGTCATATCCACCGTTGTGCCAGGCGTTGCTGTCACACACAATGGTTTATCTTTATATTGACCATCAACTTTCAATTGGCCTTTTTCATCCGTCACACCAAGATCGGTTTCACAAACGCCATTGTTATCGTTATCTACCTTAACGCTTGCTTTATGCAAGTAGCCATCTAAAGCCGTGACTGTAAAGCCTGTTACTGGTGTAGGGTTGCCAGAGTCAGTAGATGAATCCGACCCTCCCCCACAGCCCGTCACTAATGCTGCTGTTACTGCCGCAGCTACCATGGTTTTGTTGTTATACAACCAACGTGTGTTCATCCAACATTATCCTTAATTACTTATAAATAGACTTATCTGGTCCGACATCTGCCCTGCCCGAACCGGATATGCAATCATAGGATATTAATTAAGTTGATATCATTGATATTTTATATAAAAGCGATCGTAATCACTTAATTTTATGAATGAGCAACACAGGAAACATTGACCTTACTAATCAATTAGATAGTGAACTGAGATTAGACCTATTGCAGGATGCCATACCCTATAAAAAGCACAAACGCAGGTTCTTACCCACTGACACATTTGCGGTAATTTGAGCTAAATCATTAACCAAAATTATCCTAGCAATAACTATTGATAATCATGAATTATCACTATCTGAGCTAACATGAATTATCACTTATTGAAGACATAGAGAAAGTCATGAAAGCCATCACTTACCAAAAATCTCAAGATACCTTTACCGTCACGCAACTAGATACTCCAAGCATTCACAAGCCATATGATGTATTGGTTAAGGTGGACGCCGTTGGACTTAACCCAGTCGATGCCAAAGTGCATTTGTGGAACAGTATGGTTGATGGCTTTGATGACTCTTTTGTTGGTGGGTTGGATGTCTCTGGTGAAATCATCGCCCTGGGTTCAGCCGTAGAAGGCTGGAGCATTGGAGATAAGGTACTTTATCACGGTAATATGACACGCACTCAAGGCGGCTTTGCCGAGTTTGCAGTTCAGGACGCTCGAACCTTAGTTGCTCACCCAAATGTCTCCCCAGAGGTTGCGGCTGCAACGCCTTGTGCTGCATGGACTGCATACCGAGCACTAGTCGATAAGCTTGCTATCGAGCAGAGAAATTCCATCTTCATCGCAGGGGGCTCTGGCGGTGTGGGAAGCTTTGCGATTCAAATGGCTAAGCACTTTGGGGTAGAAACCATTATCACCAGCTGCTCTGAGCGCAACCATGAGTTCGTTAAACAACTCGGCGCCACCCATATCCTTAATTATCAATCACAAGATATCGAACAAGAGGTGATGCAAATCACCAATGGGATTGGTGTTGATGTCGCCCTAGATTGCGTGGGTGGTGACAACGACAAGCTATGCGCTGCGGTACTCAGCTTTGAAGGTGAAATGGTTGAACTAGTAAAAACCGTCGAGCCTGCGAGCTACCATAATGCCTTCCTACGAGGACTCACTTTTCACCAGCTCAGCCTTGGCTCTGGACATCGCAATGGCGAGAAAGGCTTACAATCTCTGGTCAATGCTGGGAAACAAGTTTCGGCATTACTAGAGCAAGGCGTACTTACCGTACCTAACCTTCAAATCATCACTCTCGAACAAGTTGGAGATGCATTGAAAGACATGCGTAATCAGCGAACCGTAGGGAAGATTGTGGCGAAGCTAGATTAATACATAATTGATGAATCGCAGAATCTTGACCATAGACTCCTATCTAGGAGTCTGTGACCATTTCTACACTCGATATTGCTTGGATTATAGCATTGGCTATACAAGAAGCACCACGTCGGCTCACTAATACAAATACTATAAACAATATCCGTCAATCGGAGCTTTATTCCGCTAACTCCAACTGCCAATACCCCACCGAGCGCTTTTCACCAAACTTCACTCCGATATTGGCAAACTCGCCAACTTTCTTGAAACCAAGGCGCTCGTGAAGTCGGATACTGGCAGGATTTGGTAGGGCAATAACACCGATAACATTGGTAAAGTTATCTTGTTTTAGTCGCTCAAAAAGTGCGGTGTAGAGTGCGATGCCAAGTCCTTTGCCAGTGTGTCGGTGCGATACATAAACTGAAGGTTCAACGGTAAAGCGGTACGCCGAGCGAGCTTTCCAAGTGCTAGCGTAGGCATAGCCGACCACCTCTCCATCTATCTCCATCACAAGCCACGGATATCCTGCAGCCACAACTTGCTCCACTCTTTTTGCCATCTCACTTGAAGCCACTATTTCTTCTTCAAATGAGATAAAAGTAGATTCTACATAGTAATTGTAGATATCGGCGATGGCTGCCGAGTCCGAGAGATTCGCTTCTCTGATATTCATGTCCCCCTCCTTGGCGATCAAAATCATACAGCTTGGCTTAACCTACCACTAGATGCTCAAATCGGCGACAAACAATTAGAGATTACTAGTCTCCCTAAATCAATTACAACTTCACCGCAAACGCTTCATAGGGCGATAAATTAAGCTCAGCGCCAAGCTTGGTCGGTATCTCGTAATTACCAATCAAGCCCGTGACTTTAAATTGCTGATATTGCTCTGGTACAGATAAACTTACTCTCTCACCACTAAAGTTATTAACCACTAGCAAGCGCTCGTTTTGATACTCTCTTAGATAAGCAAACACCTGCTCACTGGCATCCCACAGTGGGGTAAAGTTTCCATACACAATAGCTGGGTGCGCTTTGCGCAGCTCGATCAGCTTTTGGTAGTGGTAGAACACCGAGTTGGGATCATTAAGTGCGGCATCAACATTAATCTCAGGGTAATTTGGGTTGAGCTTGATCCACGGCTGACCATCGGTAAAGCCAGCGTTTTGGGCGCTGCTCCAATGCATCGGTGTACGGGCGTTATCCCGACCATTTTCATGAATAGCGGCCATCATCTGTTCATGACTGACACCTGCCGCCGTTTTTACTTGGTAGAAGTTGCGGGTCTCAATGTCTTGGTAGTCTTCCAAGGTGTCAAAGGCGACGTTCGTCATGCCAATCTCTTCGCCTTGATAGATGTAAGGCGTGCCCTTCAGAAAGTGAAGTGCCGTGGCGAGCATCTTGGCAGACTCAATACGATATTGACCGTCATCACCAAAGTTAGATACCGCACGTGGCAGGTCGTGGTTATTCCAAAACAGTGAGTTCCAGCCGTCATCTGCTAGCTCTTGTTGCCACTTAGTCAACACCCGCTTAAATGAGCGCAAATCCAAAGGTTTTGGGTCCCATTTGTCGCCATTATTCCAGCGCTGAGTAATGTGCTCAAACTGGAACACCATTGAAAACTCGTTGCGTTCAGGTTGGCTATAGAGCTTGGCAATTTCCGGTGTCGCCCCCCATGTTTCGCCTACAGTAATCAGGTCTTTACCACCAAACGTTTCTCGGTTCATTTGCTGGATCATCGGGTGAAGACGCTCACCATTATTGGTGATGCCCTTATCAATTTCTTTGCCAATCAAGTCAATGACATCGAGACGGAAGCCACCAATGCCTTTCTCGATCCACCAGTTCATCATCTTGTAGACCTCTTCGGCCACTTTTGGGTTTTCCCAATTTAGATCTGGCTGGCGTTTAGAAAACAGGTGCAAATAGAACTGTTGGGTGGTCTCATCCCATTGCCACGCACTGCCACCAAAAATGGAGTCTAAGTCATTGGGTGGGTTGCCATGCTCGTCTGCATCTCGCCAAATATAAAAATCACGATATGGGCTCGATTTAGAACTGCGAGCCGACACAAACCAAGGGTGTTCATCCGAGGTGTGGTTCACGACCAGATCCATCACAATTTTAATGCCGCGCTGTTTTGCCTCAGCAAACAGTCGCTCCATATCTTCCATAGACCCAAATTCTTGTGCGATGGCTTGGTAATCAGAAATGTCATAACCGTTATCATCCATCGGCGATTGGTACACAGGAGATAACCAGATAACATCAATGCCCAACATCTTTAGGTAATCAAGTTTACTTATAACACCGGGTAAATCACCGATGCCGTCTCCATTGGAGTCACAAAAGCTGCGAGGATAGATCTGGTAAACAACGGCATCATGCCACCACTGAAATTTCATAAGTTAACTGCCTAAAAAACTATTGAACATAGTAACGACTATAGTGTGATACTCACCACTTTAGAAATTGAACTTTTTTGCCATGATATTAATTATCTTGATATCACTGGATATAGCATGAACCGCGTACACCGATATTTTTTGATGGTAGCTCGTACCGGCAATATTAAAAAGGCCGCTGAGCAACTTTACGTCACCCAACCCGCCCTTACCTCAGCAATTAAAAAACTCGAAGCAGATATGGGCGTACCACTGTTAATCCGCCGCTCTAAAGGCGTTGACCTGACGGAATATGGTGAGGTGTTTTTGCGGTACGTGGAAGAAGAGCAAGACAAACATCTAACCATGATGCATAGCATCCAAGACATGTATCAGCGAGAGCAGGGAAAGCTTAAAGTTGGTGTAGGCGAAGTCTGGTGGGAATTGTTTGCTCGTCACAGTATTACCCAGTATCAGCAGCAAAACCCTAACAGCTCGCTTTACCTTGAGTTTGGCAATAACCTTGCGTTGATGTATCACCTCATCCAAGGAGACATTGACTTGCTGATTGGTCATGAAGTGACGGGGCTTAAAGAATCCATACCCGTGACATTTCGTCCGCTGCTCAATGACAGAGAAGCCATCTTTGTACGGGAAGGCCATCCCCTACTTACTCAGTGTGAAAAGAATATTGCAGACTTTCCAGTCATTCGGATCACGCCCGCTCATCAACGTCACCATTCGGTGTTAAACAGTGTCATCGACTTCACTAGCGAAATCCAAAAAGGGGTATCCGATACCTCAGTGGTTTATCAAGTTGACTCACTATTGGCGAGCCTTGATCTACTTAAAGCCACGGATGCCATTATGCCCTATAGCGATTGCATGCAAGCGTGGATGAAGAAAAATGGCATCGAGCTACTGTCCGTCAATCATGAACGAGTCGGCAATGTTGGGATATACCATAAGCGCCAGCTAGAAGATCAAAAGACGCTCGACTTAATCGATAAAATGCGTACTAGCGTCGAAATGTTAGCACTAAAACAAAGTTAAGCTTTAGCGAAATGCAGTCGATTATTGCACAGTAATATGAACAGGACGCACAGACCAATGAGTACAAAACTTACAAGGCCGTATAACGTCCACTCTATGCGGGCAGAATGCGCTCGTACCTGCGCCATGCGATTCTCTACATCTTGCGAGGCCTGCACAATAACTTTGTTTAGGGTTGAGAAGATTTGATGGTGCACCGACTCGAATGCAGGCGCAACTTTATTGCCCTCGGCATTGCCCTGCTCGATATAGATTCGGGAGAGTTTCACTGCGGTGCGATAATAAATGTCTAATTCTTTAGCGAGCTTTTGATAGAGAAGAAGATCTTCCGTTGGTAAGGCCTTCAAGTCCTCAAGCAATTGATTTGCTTGGTGGTAATGCTCGGTCGCTTCGCCTGCGTGCACATATTCGCCACGAGTGGCACTGGCGACCGCCAGAATGCGTTGGATCTCAAGTAGACTCTCTCTAAGTGCTATCCCTTTAGACTCTCGCACTTGAGCGACATTTTCTATATATGCAGAATTATTGCGTATGGTTTGAAGCTGAAATGCAATAAAAGCCGTGACGAAAACGATCGCCAATAGGGCCACTGCAACACTGATACGCACGTGACGAATTAACATTATATATGCCTGAGTTTTCTAGCCTAGCTTGCTCTTTTATCAGAGCTTGGAATCACTCAACTGTAACAAAAATGATTAGTGCTCACTCACAGTCAATGCCAATGGCACTCTATATTGTGATATGCATCCAGTTTATATGCCATCCTGTATAAATGAGCTAGCATATCGCAGGTGTTACTCACCATTTAGTCGTACATCAACTGCTTAGCTTTGTCGTCA
It contains:
- a CDS encoding transposase; the protein is MTTARSKLVSVEATSYYHCVSRCVRRSFLCGVDKLTNTSYEHRRSWVEEKIQSLTYTYCIDVCAYAVMSNHFHLVLHVNRNKAQALTPDEVIKRWGLAHKLPVIIKRWQQNQLSSEAEKLKCLEIIEVWRERLWSLSWFMKELNYDIACRANREDKCTGHFWESRFKSQALLDEKALAAAMAYVDLNPVRAGEAKTPENSAFTSIRTRISALRNNLETAPCLYPFVGTVEDKVQDGLPFKLIDYIELVDWTARQLRPDKCTMDRTLPPILIRLNIAHVSWLKVCTQLEKQKITAIGNASLIGQAKLALGKSKLHLYHLE
- a CDS encoding zinc-binding dehydrogenase, yielding MKAITYQKSQDTFTVTQLDTPSIHKPYDVLVKVDAVGLNPVDAKVHLWNSMVDGFDDSFVGGLDVSGEIIALGSAVEGWSIGDKVLYHGNMTRTQGGFAEFAVQDARTLVAHPNVSPEVAAATPCAAWTAYRALVDKLAIEQRNSIFIAGGSGGVGSFAIQMAKHFGVETIITSCSERNHEFVKQLGATHILNYQSQDIEQEVMQITNGIGVDVALDCVGGDNDKLCAAVLSFEGEMVELVKTVEPASYHNAFLRGLTFHQLSLGSGHRNGEKGLQSLVNAGKQVSALLEQGVLTVPNLQIITLEQVGDALKDMRNQRTVGKIVAKLD
- a CDS encoding GNAT family N-acetyltransferase; translated protein: MNIREANLSDSAAIADIYNYYVESTFISFEEEIVASSEMAKRVEQVVAAGYPWLVMEIDGEVVGYAYASTWKARSAYRFTVEPSVYVSHRHTGKGLGIALYTALFERLKQDNFTNVIGVIALPNPASIRLHERLGFKKVGEFANIGVKFGEKRSVGYWQLELAE
- a CDS encoding alpha-glucosidase, whose product is MKFQWWHDAVVYQIYPRSFCDSNGDGIGDLPGVISKLDYLKMLGIDVIWLSPVYQSPMDDNGYDISDYQAIAQEFGSMEDMERLFAEAKQRGIKIVMDLVVNHTSDEHPWFVSARSSKSSPYRDFYIWRDADEHGNPPNDLDSIFGGSAWQWDETTQQFYLHLFSKRQPDLNWENPKVAEEVYKMMNWWIEKGIGGFRLDVIDLIGKEIDKGITNNGERLHPMIQQMNRETFGGKDLITVGETWGATPEIAKLYSQPERNEFSMVFQFEHITQRWNNGDKWDPKPLDLRSFKRVLTKWQQELADDGWNSLFWNNHDLPRAVSNFGDDGQYRIESAKMLATALHFLKGTPYIYQGEEIGMTNVAFDTLEDYQDIETRNFYQVKTAAGVSHEQMMAAIHENGRDNARTPMHWSSAQNAGFTDGQPWIKLNPNYPEINVDAALNDPNSVFYHYQKLIELRKAHPAIVYGNFTPLWDASEQVFAYLREYQNERLLVVNNFSGERVSLSVPEQYQQFKVTGLIGNYEIPTKLGAELNLSPYEAFAVKL
- a CDS encoding LysR family transcriptional regulator, which codes for MNRVHRYFLMVARTGNIKKAAEQLYVTQPALTSAIKKLEADMGVPLLIRRSKGVDLTEYGEVFLRYVEEEQDKHLTMMHSIQDMYQREQGKLKVGVGEVWWELFARHSITQYQQQNPNSSLYLEFGNNLALMYHLIQGDIDLLIGHEVTGLKESIPVTFRPLLNDREAIFVREGHPLLTQCEKNIADFPVIRITPAHQRHHSVLNSVIDFTSEIQKGVSDTSVVYQVDSLLASLDLLKATDAIMPYSDCMQAWMKKNGIELLSVNHERVGNVGIYHKRQLEDQKTLDLIDKMRTSVEMLALKQS